One region of Polynucleobacter sp. SHI8 genomic DNA includes:
- the rpoA gene encoding DNA-directed RNA polymerase subunit alpha has product MQTTLLKPKIISVEAIGPNQAKVVMEPFERGYGHTLGNALRRVLLSSMAGYAPTEVSIGGVVHEYSTLDGVQEDVVNLLLNLKGIVFKLESRDEVTVMLRKEGPCIVTAADIDLPHDITLINPEHVIANLSAGGKLDMQIKIEKGRGYVPGNQRHYSDENTKLIGRIVLDASFSPIKRVSYAVESARVEQRTDLDRLVMTIETNGVITPEEAIRQSAGILVDQLVVFAALENNQVMGDVQSARSPMVDPMLLRPVDDLELTVRSANCLKAENIYYIGDLIQRSENELLKTPNLGRKSLNEIKDVLAARGLTLGMKLESWPPTGLEK; this is encoded by the coding sequence ATGCAAACAACACTGCTGAAGCCCAAAATTATTTCTGTAGAAGCAATTGGCCCTAATCAGGCAAAAGTCGTTATGGAGCCATTTGAACGTGGCTATGGCCACACTCTTGGTAATGCATTACGTCGTGTACTTTTATCTTCAATGGCTGGTTATGCACCAACTGAAGTAAGTATAGGTGGGGTAGTACATGAGTACTCCACATTAGACGGCGTTCAAGAAGACGTTGTTAATTTATTACTCAATTTAAAAGGTATTGTATTTAAGCTTGAGTCACGTGATGAAGTTACAGTCATGTTGCGTAAAGAAGGACCTTGCATCGTTACTGCTGCTGATATTGATTTACCGCATGATATTACATTAATTAATCCAGAGCACGTGATTGCAAATTTATCTGCAGGTGGTAAGTTAGATATGCAAATTAAGATTGAAAAAGGTCGCGGTTATGTACCTGGTAACCAACGTCACTACTCAGATGAAAACACCAAGTTAATTGGTCGTATTGTTTTGGATGCATCATTTAGTCCAATCAAACGTGTTAGTTATGCTGTTGAGTCTGCTCGTGTAGAACAACGTACTGACCTAGACAGACTGGTAATGACAATTGAAACTAACGGAGTTATTACTCCTGAAGAAGCCATTCGTCAATCAGCTGGAATCTTAGTAGATCAACTCGTAGTCTTTGCCGCGTTAGAAAATAACCAAGTTATGGGTGATGTTCAGTCTGCCCGTTCACCGATGGTTGATCCAATGTTGTTGCGTCCTGTAGATGATTTAGAGTTAACAGTACGTTCAGCGAATTGCTTAAAAGCTGAAAACATTTATTACATTGGTGATTTAATTCAACGCTCTGAAAATGAGTTGTTAAAGACTCCTAATTTGGGACGTAAATCCCTTAATGAAATTAAAGACGTTTTAGCTGCTCGCGGATTAACTTTAGGAATGAAGTTAGAAAGCTGGCCTCCAACAGGTCTAGAGAAATAA
- the rplQ gene encoding 50S ribosomal protein L17, whose protein sequence is MRHGNGLRKLNRTSSHRLAMLRNMSNSLLQHELIKTTLPKAKELRRVVEPLITLGKKDNLANRRLAFNRLRDREMVTKLFTELGPRYAARPGGYTRILKFGFRVGDNAPMALVELVDRPAMDETEAVEAE, encoded by the coding sequence ATGCGTCACGGAAACGGACTGCGTAAGCTCAATCGTACATCTTCCCATCGTTTAGCGATGTTGCGTAATATGTCTAATTCATTGTTACAACATGAGTTAATTAAGACAACATTACCAAAAGCTAAAGAGTTGCGTCGTGTTGTAGAGCCATTAATTACGCTTGGTAAAAAAGATAATTTAGCGAATCGTCGTTTAGCGTTTAACCGCTTACGTGATCGTGAAATGGTTACTAAACTCTTCACTGAATTAGGCCCACGTTATGCTGCACGTCCAGGTGGTTACACTCGAATCCTTAAATTTGGATTCAGGGTTGGTGACAATGCACCAATGGCTCTTGTTGAGTTAGTTGATCGTCCGGCAATGGATGAAACTGAGGCAGTTGAAGCAGAGTAA
- the cutA gene encoding divalent-cation tolerance protein CutA has product MNIHQPIIVTVSFPSKEIALEIAKQLIEKQLIACAQFSAVESLYRWQNQLENSQEVMMHAKSIHTYWPAIQACVKEFHPYEIPEIIATPILEIEATYLHWMLEELGQSGQQLYV; this is encoded by the coding sequence ATGAACATACATCAGCCTATCATTGTTACGGTTAGTTTTCCAAGCAAAGAAATTGCATTAGAAATAGCCAAACAGTTAATTGAAAAACAATTAATTGCTTGCGCACAATTTTCTGCTGTCGAAAGTTTGTATCGCTGGCAGAATCAGCTAGAAAACAGTCAAGAGGTGATGATGCATGCCAAATCGATTCACACCTATTGGCCTGCAATACAAGCTTGCGTCAAAGAATTTCATCCATATGAGATTCCTGAAATAATCGCAACTCCAATACTTGAAATTGAAGCCACTTATTTACATTGGATGTTAGAGGAGTTAGGACAATCAGGGCAGCAGTTGTATGTTTAA
- the dsbD gene encoding protein-disulfide reductase DsbD gives MFKNYLKHLLIFVLSTLTLISHGKEYLRPEEAFQVRGQLTQQGLEITFDNSKGYYIYQDSIQVNTKLDGLLTLLKPEQLPVPHEKFDDNFQKIVRTYDGIISYRFNANSLPKQIPLYLEIQVQGCAEKGICYPPMTRYMQIVQYDSIVQSVASAEQLLPSNNETTTSWWEAKDDLNALNRLLGSTSTPVLLGIFFMLGLGLAFTPCMLPMLPILSSIVFGATSGQQPSRKKSLTLASLYVLGMALAFSLAGMATAWFGAGVSSVLQNPIVVIGFGLLMIGLSASLMGMYELRLPHAWNQMVHQWMDQHQGGSLFGVFMLGALSSLIASPCVTAPLAGVLTFIAQSGKVELGGLILFAMALGMGVPLLLFAIGARSLVPKAGSWMVRVQRVLAILLIGFALWMMYPAVSSLISGPRQVGTKEIGGLDYQVVTSLDGLKQSISLLTKEQDGVFITYYADWCVSCKEIDKIVLSNQDIKNQLQNFKRIEVDVTTSGINEKELLNEYQLFGPPAFIFINAQGQEVEKLRVVGIISPEKLQEKLRLLRQK, from the coding sequence ATGTTTAAAAACTATCTGAAACACCTGCTCATTTTTGTATTAAGTACCTTGACATTAATTAGTCATGGGAAAGAGTACTTGAGACCTGAGGAAGCTTTTCAAGTTCGTGGCCAATTAACTCAACAGGGTTTAGAAATTACGTTTGATAACTCAAAAGGGTATTACATTTATCAAGATTCAATTCAAGTAAATACTAAATTAGATGGACTTTTAACCTTATTAAAACCCGAACAATTACCTGTTCCTCACGAAAAATTTGATGATAATTTTCAGAAAATAGTGAGGACATATGACGGCATTATTAGTTATCGATTTAATGCCAACAGTCTGCCAAAACAAATACCCCTTTACTTAGAAATACAAGTACAGGGCTGTGCAGAAAAAGGTATTTGCTATCCCCCAATGACACGGTATATGCAAATCGTTCAATATGATTCTATCGTTCAATCGGTAGCATCTGCTGAGCAATTATTGCCTAGCAACAATGAAACAACAACATCTTGGTGGGAAGCAAAAGATGATTTAAATGCTTTAAACAGATTACTAGGGAGTACCTCTACGCCAGTATTGCTTGGAATATTTTTTATGTTGGGACTTGGGTTGGCATTTACGCCATGTATGTTGCCGATGTTGCCGATTTTATCGAGTATTGTTTTTGGTGCAACATCGGGTCAGCAGCCATCTCGAAAAAAATCATTGACCCTTGCTAGCCTATACGTACTTGGAATGGCTTTAGCCTTTAGTCTCGCCGGAATGGCAACTGCCTGGTTTGGTGCTGGAGTTTCTAGCGTATTACAAAACCCAATTGTAGTTATCGGCTTTGGATTACTAATGATTGGATTATCAGCAAGCTTAATGGGGATGTATGAACTCAGGTTGCCTCACGCTTGGAATCAAATGGTACATCAGTGGATGGATCAACACCAAGGCGGAAGTTTATTTGGAGTATTTATGCTTGGGGCGTTGTCGAGCTTAATCGCAAGCCCTTGCGTCACAGCCCCATTAGCGGGTGTACTTACATTTATAGCTCAAAGTGGAAAAGTAGAATTAGGTGGACTCATTTTATTTGCTATGGCCTTAGGCATGGGGGTGCCATTATTACTCTTTGCGATTGGGGCAAGAAGTTTGGTACCCAAAGCTGGTTCTTGGATGGTGCGAGTCCAACGCGTTTTAGCAATTTTATTAATAGGGTTTGCCTTGTGGATGATGTATCCCGCTGTGAGTAGTTTGATCAGCGGACCTAGGCAAGTAGGTACCAAAGAAATTGGTGGACTAGATTATCAAGTGGTAACCTCGTTAGATGGGCTCAAACAATCGATCAGCCTATTAACGAAAGAACAAGATGGGGTTTTTATTACCTACTATGCTGATTGGTGCGTTAGCTGCAAAGAGATAGACAAAATAGTTTTGAGTAATCAAGATATAAAAAACCAATTACAAAACTTTAAAAGAATTGAAGTAGATGTCACGACCTCAGGAATCAATGAAAAAGAACTATTAAATGAGTACCAATTATTTGGCCCACCAGCATTTATTTTTATTAACGCGCAAGGTCAGGAAGTTGAGAAGCTCAGAGTAGTTGGAATTATTTCACCGGAAAAACTGCAAGAAAAATTAAGATTACTTCGACAGAAGTAA
- the hemB gene encoding porphobilinogen synthase, producing the protein MSNTSCSTSLQYPLHRPRRARLNQWSRALIQETDLSPRNFIYPVFVLEGKGRREAVPSMPGVERQSVDILLETAKQCVDLGIPVMALFPVIDSSLKTLDGAEAFNPNGLVPNAVKTLKDHFPELGIMTDVALDPYTSHGQDGLIDESGYVLNEETTEVLVQQAICQARAGSDIVAPSDMMDGRIIEIRDGLESEGFIHTQIMAYSAKYASAFYGPFRDAVGSSGNLGKGNKKTYQMDFCNSDEAIREVALDISEGADMVMIKPGMPYLDIVRRVKDTFGYPTFAYQVSGEYTMIKAASQNNWLDHDQVMMESLMAFRRAGADGILTYFALDAARLLLSK; encoded by the coding sequence ATGTCAAATACTTCTTGCTCTACGTCTTTACAATATCCTTTACACCGCCCCCGCAGGGCTCGCCTAAATCAATGGTCAAGAGCCTTGATTCAAGAAACAGACTTGTCTCCTAGAAATTTTATATATCCTGTTTTTGTGCTTGAGGGCAAAGGACGCCGAGAGGCTGTACCTTCAATGCCTGGGGTCGAAAGACAATCCGTCGATATCTTGTTAGAAACCGCAAAGCAATGTGTAGATTTAGGTATTCCTGTGATGGCCCTATTTCCGGTTATTGATTCATCATTAAAAACACTGGATGGTGCTGAAGCTTTTAATCCAAATGGTCTCGTACCCAATGCTGTAAAAACTCTCAAAGATCACTTCCCTGAATTAGGCATTATGACGGACGTTGCTCTAGATCCATACACCAGTCATGGCCAAGATGGCCTGATTGACGAATCAGGTTATGTGCTCAATGAAGAAACAACGGAAGTCTTGGTGCAACAGGCAATTTGTCAGGCAAGAGCTGGATCTGATATTGTGGCACCCTCCGATATGATGGATGGTCGTATTATCGAAATCCGTGATGGCTTAGAGTCTGAAGGTTTTATTCATACCCAAATCATGGCGTATTCCGCAAAATATGCGTCTGCTTTTTATGGTCCTTTTCGAGATGCCGTCGGCTCTTCAGGCAACTTAGGTAAAGGCAATAAAAAAACCTATCAAATGGACTTTTGTAATTCCGATGAAGCAATTCGTGAAGTCGCTCTTGATATTTCTGAAGGTGCTGATATGGTCATGATTAAGCCAGGTATGCCTTATTTAGATATCGTGCGCCGCGTTAAAGATACCTTTGGATATCCCACCTTCGCCTATCAGGTGAGTGGGGAATATACGATGATCAAAGCTGCGTCACAAAACAATTGGCTGGATCACGATCAAGTCATGATGGAATCTTTAATGGCTTTTCGAAGAGCGGGTGCTGATGGCATCCTCACTTATTTCGCTTTAGATGCTGCAAGATTACTTCTGTCGAAGTAA
- the yihA gene encoding ribosome biogenesis GTP-binding protein YihA/YsxC, translating to MSKLQQAKFFVTVNHLADLPKDPLPEIAFAGRSNAGKSTAINVLCSQKRLAFASKTPGRTQHINFFCIPDKELILGHLVDLPGYGYAKVDRKVQAHWENLLSKYLQERNQLRGMVLIVDSRRGITDLDRNMLEWFCPTGKPVHLLITKCDKLNLSEKSLVMKAVKDELKSLNDFHPHFGELTAQLFSSTKRIGLEQADELVCKWLIN from the coding sequence ATGTCAAAGCTTCAACAAGCCAAGTTTTTTGTTACGGTCAATCATCTAGCCGACTTACCCAAGGACCCCCTCCCGGAAATTGCTTTTGCGGGAAGGTCAAACGCTGGAAAATCGACTGCAATTAATGTGCTTTGCTCCCAAAAACGCCTTGCTTTTGCAAGTAAAACCCCCGGTCGAACCCAACATATTAACTTTTTTTGTATACCAGATAAGGAACTTATCTTAGGTCATTTAGTGGATTTACCAGGTTATGGTTATGCAAAAGTTGATCGGAAAGTACAGGCTCATTGGGAAAATTTGCTAAGTAAGTACTTACAAGAAAGAAATCAGCTACGCGGGATGGTGCTGATTGTTGACTCCAGAAGGGGCATCACAGACCTCGATCGAAATATGTTGGAGTGGTTTTGTCCAACGGGTAAACCAGTCCACTTGTTGATTACAAAATGTGACAAATTAAATTTATCAGAAAAATCCCTAGTGATGAAAGCTGTTAAAGATGAATTAAAATCCTTAAATGATTTTCACCCACATTTTGGCGAACTCACTGCACAATTATTTTCAAGCACCAAACGAATTGGTCTCGAACAGGCGGATGAACTTGTCTGTAAATGGTTAATTAATTAA
- a CDS encoding c-type cytochrome: MRLSLMLKNIIQNLTVFVFIAFLGATAQLQASEPSAKPAKPDISAGEALYSNGDSARGITACVGCHGANGNSGSGTWPKLSAQNATYLATQLAHFKSGERANPVMMGMSMLLTEADMKNVSAYLEKQTHKPGTARNKDTIELGKSIYRGGIAAKNVPACASCHGPSGSGIPVQYPRVGGQWAEYTQSQLVTFRSGERKNAQMNTIAAKLNDKEMQAVADYIAGLQ; the protein is encoded by the coding sequence ATGCGCTTATCACTTATGTTAAAAAATATTATTCAAAACTTGACTGTATTTGTCTTTATTGCTTTTTTAGGTGCAACTGCACAACTTCAAGCAAGTGAGCCATCCGCAAAGCCTGCAAAACCAGACATTTCTGCTGGTGAGGCTTTGTATTCCAATGGAGATAGCGCAAGAGGGATTACGGCTTGTGTTGGGTGTCATGGCGCCAATGGCAATAGCGGCTCAGGAACTTGGCCAAAACTTTCCGCACAAAATGCAACGTATTTAGCGACACAACTCGCACACTTCAAATCAGGCGAGCGCGCAAATCCAGTCATGATGGGTATGTCTATGCTTCTCACTGAAGCTGATATGAAAAATGTGTCAGCATATTTAGAAAAACAAACCCATAAACCAGGTACTGCGAGAAACAAAGATACGATCGAACTTGGTAAGAGTATTTATCGTGGCGGAATTGCTGCGAAAAATGTTCCGGCATGTGCCTCATGTCATGGCCCTTCTGGCTCAGGCATCCCTGTTCAATATCCACGCGTAGGTGGACAGTGGGCAGAATATACACAATCACAATTAGTTACCTTTAGAAGTGGTGAGCGTAAAAACGCACAGATGAATACCATCGCTGCGAAGTTAAACGATAAAGAAATGCAAGCGGTTGCAGACTATATCGCTGGACTACAATAA
- the lysA gene encoding diaminopimelate decarboxylase has protein sequence MDQLPKLLGFQLKNQAWFAENVSLVSIAQEFGTPCYVYSKQALIEAFAAYEKACLRTDGSRRARVHFAMKSNSNLAILDLFAGLGAGFDLVSGGELERVIAAGASPAVCVFSGVGKSVSEISRALQVGVKCFNVESIPELTRINDIAQQHNLIAPISLRVNPDVDAKTHPYISTGLKDNKFGIAYESVIETYLTAKSMSHCKIIGIDCHIGSQILDIAPYIDALDRVFMLIEDLGKRGIEIHHLDIGGGLGIDYGGDVAPNITDFANTLLNHIESKGFGHLEIIFEPGRSLVGNAGLLLTKVEYLKPTEAKNFCIVDAAMNDLMRPAMYEAFHHIEPILQKSIPQEIYDVVGPVCETGDWLGKNRSLAVEQDDVLMILSAGAYGSSMSSNYNTRPRAAEVMVSDQTSYLIRERETVQSLFSGEHLLPKKNEG, from the coding sequence ATGGATCAATTACCTAAGCTTCTTGGATTTCAATTAAAAAACCAAGCATGGTTCGCTGAAAATGTTTCTCTGGTCAGTATTGCCCAAGAGTTCGGTACACCTTGCTATGTCTATAGCAAACAAGCGCTGATTGAAGCTTTTGCTGCTTATGAAAAGGCTTGCTTACGGACTGATGGTAGCCGTAGGGCTAGGGTTCATTTTGCAATGAAATCCAATAGTAATTTGGCGATTCTAGATTTATTTGCAGGTCTGGGTGCTGGCTTTGATCTCGTAAGCGGTGGAGAATTAGAGCGTGTCATCGCTGCCGGTGCTTCACCTGCCGTATGTGTTTTTTCTGGGGTGGGTAAATCCGTTTCAGAAATATCTCGAGCTTTACAGGTTGGTGTCAAATGTTTTAATGTGGAATCAATCCCTGAACTCACCCGCATCAATGATATCGCCCAACAGCACAATTTAATTGCACCTATCTCACTTCGTGTTAATCCTGATGTAGATGCAAAAACTCACCCTTATATTTCTACCGGATTAAAAGATAATAAATTTGGGATTGCTTACGAATCTGTCATTGAAACTTACTTGACAGCTAAAAGCATGTCGCATTGCAAAATTATCGGGATTGATTGCCATATAGGATCTCAAATTTTGGACATTGCCCCCTATATCGATGCCCTTGATCGAGTCTTTATGTTGATTGAGGACCTTGGCAAACGCGGTATTGAAATTCATCATCTCGATATTGGTGGTGGTCTTGGAATTGATTATGGTGGGGATGTAGCCCCAAATATTACTGATTTTGCTAATACCTTGTTAAATCATATTGAATCTAAAGGATTTGGTCATTTAGAAATTATTTTTGAACCTGGTCGTTCTCTAGTGGGTAATGCAGGTCTTCTTTTGACTAAGGTTGAGTATTTAAAACCAACTGAAGCCAAAAATTTCTGTATCGTCGATGCCGCAATGAATGACTTAATGCGGCCTGCAATGTATGAAGCTTTTCATCATATCGAACCGATACTACAAAAATCCATTCCCCAAGAGATCTATGATGTTGTTGGTCCTGTTTGTGAAACAGGTGATTGGCTTGGAAAAAATCGGTCACTTGCCGTCGAGCAGGATGATGTCCTCATGATTCTTTCTGCTGGTGCCTATGGCTCTTCCATGTCATCTAATTACAATACAAGGCCAAGAGCTGCTGAGGTAATGGTCAGTGATCAGACGTCCTATCTCATCCGCGAGCGTGAAACAGTTCAAAGCTTGTTTTCAGGTGAGCATCTTTTGCCCAAAAAAAATGAGGGCTAA
- a CDS encoding lipoprotein: MKQFAKLHFSFLLGLGGILLITLTACGVRGPLYLPPPPPKPEKPTKVEPVGIQFPTPSAPQTTPSNKP; encoded by the coding sequence ATGAAACAATTTGCAAAATTACATTTTAGTTTTCTTCTTGGCTTAGGTGGCATTCTTTTAATAACCCTTACTGCTTGTGGGGTTAGGGGACCATTGTATTTACCGCCGCCCCCTCCAAAGCCAGAGAAACCCACGAAAGTCGAACCCGTAGGGATTCAGTTTCCTACACCATCAGCACCTCAAACTACCCCTTCGAATAAGCCCTAA
- the cyaY gene encoding iron donor protein CyaY, which produces MLPTKVEKITDSEFKNLAGIALDKIENELERLFESTDFDVDLERQASVLNISFPNKTVIVINLQTPLHELWVAAKEGGFHFKWAGTKYQPLWLDTKTNEEFYAAVSRYISTQGAISFAVKD; this is translated from the coding sequence ATGTTGCCAACTAAAGTTGAAAAAATTACCGATTCAGAGTTTAAAAATTTAGCGGGAATTGCTCTCGATAAAATTGAAAACGAACTTGAGCGCCTATTTGAAAGCACAGATTTTGATGTGGATTTGGAAAGGCAAGCGAGTGTCTTAAATATTTCTTTTCCAAATAAGACGGTGATCGTAATAAATCTGCAAACTCCTTTACATGAATTATGGGTTGCCGCAAAGGAGGGTGGATTTCATTTTAAGTGGGCTGGAACAAAATATCAGCCCTTATGGCTTGACACAAAAACGAATGAAGAGTTTTACGCTGCCGTCTCCAGATATATCTCAACTCAGGGTGCTATCAGTTTTGCAGTGAAAGATTAA
- a CDS encoding deoxyguanosinetriphosphate triphosphohydrolase yields the protein MSLELAPYSAQAQTSLGRVHTEPSEPTKSGRNPFQRDRDRILHCAAFRRLEYKTQVFLNHEGDDFRTRLTHSLEVAQIGRAIARRLQLNEDLVEAISLAHDLGHTPFGHAGQDALNACMHQHDGFEHNLQSLWVVDELEERYPTFNGLNLSYETREGILKHVSRKNIRIHGEWLGNLADRFENNLQPSLEAQLANIADEVAYSNHDIDDGIRSGLLEMPSLNETELWNTRRQIVLKMYPNLEGRRLRHEVIRHMIHVLIDDLVNNSKLLIEQYQPKSIDDVRHLPPLISFSDSMKNQVVELKSFLFKNLYRHPRVVDVTQGAAAQIEFMFSFFLENPHEIPAHFRTQDINHPHRRIAHYIAGMTDRFARSEFMRFSS from the coding sequence ATGAGCTTAGAGCTAGCGCCATATAGTGCGCAAGCACAAACCTCTTTGGGTAGAGTTCATACGGAGCCATCGGAACCCACTAAATCAGGTAGAAACCCATTTCAAAGGGATCGGGACCGCATTCTTCATTGCGCTGCATTTCGGCGCTTAGAATACAAAACCCAAGTTTTTTTAAATCATGAGGGTGATGACTTTCGTACACGTCTAACGCATAGCCTAGAAGTGGCCCAGATCGGGCGGGCTATTGCAAGACGCCTACAACTCAATGAGGATTTAGTCGAGGCAATATCTCTTGCGCATGATCTTGGACACACGCCTTTTGGGCACGCTGGTCAAGATGCTTTAAATGCCTGTATGCATCAACATGATGGTTTTGAGCATAACCTTCAAAGTTTATGGGTGGTTGATGAGCTCGAGGAAAGATACCCGACATTTAATGGTCTTAATTTATCTTATGAAACGCGTGAGGGAATCTTAAAACATGTGTCACGGAAAAATATCCGTATCCATGGCGAATGGTTGGGCAATCTCGCTGATCGATTCGAGAATAATCTTCAGCCCAGCCTTGAGGCTCAATTAGCCAATATTGCCGATGAAGTCGCCTACAGTAATCATGATATTGATGATGGGATTCGTTCTGGTTTGTTAGAAATGCCGTCTCTGAATGAGACTGAATTATGGAATACTAGACGACAAATTGTTCTTAAGATGTATCCTAATCTTGAGGGAAGAAGGCTACGACATGAGGTCATCCGACATATGATTCATGTACTGATTGATGACTTGGTCAACAACTCCAAATTACTGATAGAACAGTATCAACCGAAGTCCATCGACGATGTGCGACATTTACCTCCATTGATTTCATTTTCAGACTCGATGAAAAATCAAGTTGTCGAATTGAAAAGCTTTCTATTTAAAAATTTATATCGGCATCCAAGGGTGGTTGATGTAACTCAAGGAGCCGCGGCACAAATTGAATTTATGTTTAGTTTTTTTCTAGAAAATCCTCATGAAATTCCTGCGCACTTTAGAACGCAGGATATCAATCATCCTCATCGACGTATCGCGCACTATATAGCGGGCATGACAGACCGTTTTGCCCGTAGCGAATTTATGCGCTTTAGCTCTTAA
- the aroB gene encoding 3-dehydroquinate synthase — protein MNTLQVDLGNRSYPIYIGENLIQNHELFAPHVRGHLSIIVTNPTIAPLYADQVEKSLKQIGQQVVRVIIPDGEAHKNWETLQLIFNGLMAAGADRKSTIIALGGGVIGDMAGFAAASFMRGIAFIQIPTTLLSQVDSSVGGKTGINHPLGKNMIGAFHQPVAVIADLRTLTTLPPKELAAGLAEVVKHGAIADATFLSWIESHISELNACDLSAMEHAVLRSCEIKSAVVAADEKEIGIRAHLNFGHTFGHAIEAGMGYGDWLHGEAVGCGMVIATELSKELGYITAQEVERLTHMIAALHLPISPPVWPVGKYLDLMSHDKKAELGTIKYVVLEKLGQANVQKVPNATIEAVLKRFGAT, from the coding sequence ATGAACACATTACAGGTTGATCTAGGTAATCGCTCCTATCCAATTTACATTGGTGAAAATCTTATTCAAAATCATGAATTATTTGCTCCACATGTGCGTGGTCATCTAAGCATTATTGTTACCAACCCCACAATTGCCCCTTTATATGCTGATCAAGTTGAAAAGTCCTTAAAGCAAATTGGTCAACAAGTGGTCAGGGTCATCATTCCTGATGGTGAAGCTCATAAAAACTGGGAAACTTTACAACTTATTTTTAATGGCTTAATGGCAGCTGGTGCTGACCGTAAAAGTACCATCATCGCTCTTGGTGGTGGTGTTATTGGTGATATGGCAGGTTTTGCTGCAGCTTCTTTTATGCGAGGTATTGCTTTTATACAAATACCGACAACCCTCCTTTCTCAAGTAGATTCATCAGTAGGTGGTAAGACGGGTATCAATCACCCGTTGGGAAAAAACATGATTGGTGCGTTTCATCAACCTGTAGCCGTCATTGCTGATTTACGCACACTAACCACTCTCCCGCCGAAAGAACTTGCTGCTGGTCTTGCGGAAGTTGTTAAACATGGTGCAATCGCCGATGCTACCTTTTTATCCTGGATTGAATCTCATATCTCGGAACTGAATGCTTGTGACCTATCAGCAATGGAACATGCTGTATTAAGATCTTGTGAAATCAAATCGGCTGTTGTAGCTGCTGATGAAAAAGAAATCGGCATTCGTGCTCATTTAAACTTTGGCCATACCTTTGGACATGCCATCGAAGCAGGAATGGGTTATGGTGACTGGTTACACGGTGAGGCGGTGGGTTGCGGAATGGTTATCGCTACTGAATTATCCAAGGAGCTAGGCTATATTACTGCGCAAGAAGTTGAGAGACTAACGCATATGATTGCCGCTCTTCATTTACCAATATCACCTCCAGTTTGGCCCGTTGGGAAATACTTAGATTTGATGTCTCATGATAAAAAGGCCGAGCTAGGAACTATTAAGTACGTTGTCCTAGAAAAACTCGGGCAAGCCAATGTACAAAAAGTTCCTAATGCAACCATTGAAGCCGTTTTAAAGCGCTTTGGAGCAACATGA
- a CDS encoding shikimate kinase, translating to MKSVPKNIYLIGLMGAGKSTVGKTLAKRLGKTFFDSDHEIEKRCGVKIPTIFEMEGEEGFRKREAAVIKDLTQLEDIVLATGGGSVLMPENRSLLHDNGYVIYLRANPHELWIRTRNDKGRPLLNTADPQKRFKELFEIRDPLYSSIAHQTIETGKPNVTQLTNKLVMQLELDS from the coding sequence ATGAAATCTGTTCCTAAAAATATATATCTCATTGGCCTCATGGGGGCTGGCAAATCTACCGTTGGCAAAACCTTGGCTAAACGACTCGGAAAAACTTTTTTTGATAGCGATCATGAAATTGAAAAACGCTGTGGTGTAAAAATTCCTACTATTTTTGAAATGGAAGGTGAGGAAGGTTTTCGAAAAAGAGAGGCTGCTGTCATTAAAGACTTAACTCAATTGGAAGATATTGTTTTAGCCACAGGCGGTGGCAGTGTCTTAATGCCTGAAAACCGCTCGTTACTGCATGACAACGGTTATGTTATTTATTTGCGCGCAAACCCTCATGAACTTTGGATTAGGACAAGAAATGACAAAGGTAGGCCCTTACTCAATACTGCTGACCCTCAAAAGCGCTTTAAAGAGCTATTTGAAATACGTGACCCTCTATACTCGTCTATAGCGCATCAAACGATAGAAACCGGTAAGCCGAATGTTACCCAATTAACCAACAAATTAGTGATGCAACTGGAGTTAGATTCATGA